The following coding sequences are from one Zalophus californianus isolate mZalCal1 chromosome 5, mZalCal1.pri.v2, whole genome shotgun sequence window:
- the ZBED8 gene encoding protein ZBED8 isoform X2, whose protein sequence is MSKKRKWDDDYVRYWFTCTTEVDGTQRPQCVLCNSIFSNADLRPSKLSDHFNRQHGGVGGHDLSSLKHMPTPSDQSETLKTFGVASHEDALLQASYQFAYLCAKEKNPHTIAEKLVKPCALEIAQIVLGPDAQKKLQQVPLSDDVIHSRIDEMSQDILQQVLEDIKASPLKVGIQLAETTDMGDCSQLMAFVRYIKEREIIEEFLFCEPLQLTMKGKDVFNLFRDFFLKHKIALDVCGSVCTDGASSMLAENSEFVACVKKEAPHIVITHCLLNPHDLVTKTLPTKLRDALFTVVRVINFIKGRAPNHRLFQAFFEEIGVEYSVLLFHTEMRWLSRGQILTHIFEMYEEINQFLHHQSSNLVDGFENKEFKVHLAYLADLFKHLNELSASMQRTGMNTVSAREKLSAFVRKFPFWLKRIEKRNFTNFPLLEEIIVSDNEAPSIAAEITLHLQQLSNFFHGYFSVGDLAEASKWILDPFLFNLDFVDDGYLMKTDLAELRASGQILMEFETMKLEDFWCAQFTVFPSLAKTALEILIPFATTYLCELGFSSLLHFKTKSRSCFNMSDDIRVAISKKVPRFSDIIEQKLQLQQKSL, encoded by the coding sequence ATGTCGAAGAAACGCAAATGGGATGATGACTATGTTCGTTACTGGTTCACCTGTACAACAGAGGTTGATGGAACTCAGCGCCCACAGTGTGTATTGTGTAACTCGATATTTTCAAATGCTGACCTCAGACCATCAAAATTGTCTGACCATTTTAACAGACAGCATGGTGGTGTAGGTGGGCATGATCTCAGTAGCCTGAAGCATATGCCAACACCATCTGATCAGAGtgaaaccttgaaaacatttggAGTTGCATCTCACGAGGATGCCTTATTACAAGCATCATATCAGTTTGCATATTTATGTGCCAAGGAGAAGAATCCTCATACAATAGCTGAAAAATTAGTAAAACCTTGTGCATTGGAAATAGCACAAATAGTTTTGGGACCAGATGCACAAAAGAAGCTTCAGCAGGTACCCTTATCAGATGATGTGATCCATTCTAGAATTGATGAAATGAGCCAGGATATCTTACAGCAAGTTCTAGAGGACATCAAAGCCAGTCCTCTGAAAGTGGGTATTCAGCTTGCTGAGACAACGGACATGGGTGACTGCAGTCAGCTAATGGCATTTGTACGAtacataaaagaaagagagatcatAGAAGAATTTCTATTCTGTGAACCACTGCAGTtaacaatgaaaggaaaagatgTGTTCAATCTCTTCAGAGACTTCTTTTTGAAGCATAAGATAGCGCTTGATGTATGTGGCTCTGTTTGTACTGACGGTGCCTCTTCTATGCTAGCAGAAAATTCAGAATTTGTTGCCTGTGTGAAAAAAGAGGCACCTCACATCGTGATCACACACTGTTTGTTGAATCCTCATGACCTTGTCACAAAGACCTTGCCTACAAAACTGAGAGATGCTCTGTTTACTGTGGTGAGGGTAATAAATTTCATCAAAGGACGCGCTCCAAATCATCGCCTCTTTCAGgctttttttgaagaaattggaGTCGAGTATAGTGTCCTCCTTTTCCATACTGAAATGAGGTGGCTTTCCCGAGGTCAAATACTTACccatatttttgaaatgtatgaAGAAATAAATCAGTTTCTTCACCACCAAAGCAGTAACTTAGTTGATGGCTTTGAAAATAAAGAGTTTAAAGTTCACTTAGCATACCTTGCAGATTTATTCAAACACCTGAATGAACTTAGTGCATCTATGCAAAGGACTGGGATGAACACAGTGTCAGCTAGAGAAAAGTTATCTGCTTTTGTTAGGAAGTTTCCATTTTGGCTAAAGCGaattgagaaaagaaattttaccAACTTTCCTCTTCTTGAAGAAATCATTGTTTCAGATAATGAAGCACCAAGCATTGCAGCTGAAATAACACTGCACCTGCAACAGCTGAGCAATTTCTTCCATGGATATTTTTCTGTTGGAGATCTTGCTGAGGCAAGTAAATGGATACTGgatccatttctttttaatctggaTTTTGTCGATGATGGTTATTTGATGAAAACTGATCTTGCTGAATTACGAGCTAGTGGCCAAATCCTAATGGAATTTGAGACAATGAAGCTTGAGGATTTCTGGTGTGCTCAATTCACAGTGTTTCCAAGCCTGGCAAAGACAGCTCTAGAAATCCTTATACCATTTGCAACTACATACCTTTGTGAGTTGGGATTTTCatcacttttacattttaaaacaaagtccaGAAGCTGCTTTAATATGAGTGATGACATTCGTGTGGCTATTTCAAAAAAAGTTCCTCGTTTCTCAGACATCATTGAACAAAAGCTACAGCTACAGCAGAAGTCACTGTGA
- the ZBED8 gene encoding protein ZBED8 isoform X1 yields MSKKRKWDDDYVRYWFTCTTEVDGTQRPQCVLCNSIFSNADLRPSKLSDHFNRQHGGVGGHDLSSLKHMPTPSDQSETLKTFGVASHEDALLQASYQFAYLCAKEKNPHTIAEKLVKPCALEIAQIVLGPDAQKKLQQVPLSDDVIHSRIDEMSQDILQQVLEDIKASPLKVGIQLAETTDMGDCSQLMAFVRYIKEREIIEEFLFCEPLQLTMKGKDVFNLFRDFFLKHKIALDVCGSVCTDGASSMLAENSEFVACVKKEAPHIVITHCLLNPHDLVTKTLPTKLRDALFTVVRVINFIKGRAPNHRLFQAFFEEIGVEYSVLLFHTEMRWLSRGQILTHIFEMYEEINQFLHHQSSNLVDGFENKEFKVHLAYLADLFKHLNELSASMQRTGMNTVSAREKLSAFVRKFPFWLKRIEKRNFTNFPLLEEIIVSDNEAPSIAAEITLHLQQLSNFFHGYFSVGDLAEASKWILDPFLFNLDFVDDGYLMKTDLAELRASGQILMEFETMKLEDFWCAQFTVFPSLAKTALEILIPFATTYLCELGFSSLLHFKTKSRSCFNMSDDIRVAISKKVPRFSDIIEQKLQLQQKSLFSKLFKESSSQGQLSRETHIYFSIPATLQSFAGSSPWEAFEPTQV; encoded by the exons ATGTCGAAGAAACGCAAATGGGATGATGACTATGTTCGTTACTGGTTCACCTGTACAACAGAGGTTGATGGAACTCAGCGCCCACAGTGTGTATTGTGTAACTCGATATTTTCAAATGCTGACCTCAGACCATCAAAATTGTCTGACCATTTTAACAGACAGCATGGTGGTGTAGGTGGGCATGATCTCAGTAGCCTGAAGCATATGCCAACACCATCTGATCAGAGtgaaaccttgaaaacatttggAGTTGCATCTCACGAGGATGCCTTATTACAAGCATCATATCAGTTTGCATATTTATGTGCCAAGGAGAAGAATCCTCATACAATAGCTGAAAAATTAGTAAAACCTTGTGCATTGGAAATAGCACAAATAGTTTTGGGACCAGATGCACAAAAGAAGCTTCAGCAGGTACCCTTATCAGATGATGTGATCCATTCTAGAATTGATGAAATGAGCCAGGATATCTTACAGCAAGTTCTAGAGGACATCAAAGCCAGTCCTCTGAAAGTGGGTATTCAGCTTGCTGAGACAACGGACATGGGTGACTGCAGTCAGCTAATGGCATTTGTACGAtacataaaagaaagagagatcatAGAAGAATTTCTATTCTGTGAACCACTGCAGTtaacaatgaaaggaaaagatgTGTTCAATCTCTTCAGAGACTTCTTTTTGAAGCATAAGATAGCGCTTGATGTATGTGGCTCTGTTTGTACTGACGGTGCCTCTTCTATGCTAGCAGAAAATTCAGAATTTGTTGCCTGTGTGAAAAAAGAGGCACCTCACATCGTGATCACACACTGTTTGTTGAATCCTCATGACCTTGTCACAAAGACCTTGCCTACAAAACTGAGAGATGCTCTGTTTACTGTGGTGAGGGTAATAAATTTCATCAAAGGACGCGCTCCAAATCATCGCCTCTTTCAGgctttttttgaagaaattggaGTCGAGTATAGTGTCCTCCTTTTCCATACTGAAATGAGGTGGCTTTCCCGAGGTCAAATACTTACccatatttttgaaatgtatgaAGAAATAAATCAGTTTCTTCACCACCAAAGCAGTAACTTAGTTGATGGCTTTGAAAATAAAGAGTTTAAAGTTCACTTAGCATACCTTGCAGATTTATTCAAACACCTGAATGAACTTAGTGCATCTATGCAAAGGACTGGGATGAACACAGTGTCAGCTAGAGAAAAGTTATCTGCTTTTGTTAGGAAGTTTCCATTTTGGCTAAAGCGaattgagaaaagaaattttaccAACTTTCCTCTTCTTGAAGAAATCATTGTTTCAGATAATGAAGCACCAAGCATTGCAGCTGAAATAACACTGCACCTGCAACAGCTGAGCAATTTCTTCCATGGATATTTTTCTGTTGGAGATCTTGCTGAGGCAAGTAAATGGATACTGgatccatttctttttaatctggaTTTTGTCGATGATGGTTATTTGATGAAAACTGATCTTGCTGAATTACGAGCTAGTGGCCAAATCCTAATGGAATTTGAGACAATGAAGCTTGAGGATTTCTGGTGTGCTCAATTCACAGTGTTTCCAAGCCTGGCAAAGACAGCTCTAGAAATCCTTATACCATTTGCAACTACATACCTTTGTGAGTTGGGATTTTCatcacttttacattttaaaacaaagtccaGAAGCTGCTTTAATATGAGTGATGACATTCGTGTGGCTATTTCAAAAAAAGTTCCTCGTTTCTCAGACATCATTGAACAAAAGCTACAGCTACAGCAGAAGTCACT GTTCAGCAAGCTCTTCAAGGAGTCCTCAAGCCAGGGTCAGCTATCACGAGAGACCCATATATACTTTAGTATTCCTGCTACTCTTCAATCATTTGCTGGAAGCAGCCCATGGGAGGCGTTTGAACCAACACAGGTGTGA